The following are encoded together in the Salvia hispanica cultivar TCC Black 2014 chromosome 6, UniMelb_Shisp_WGS_1.0, whole genome shotgun sequence genome:
- the LOC125197361 gene encoding protein LURP-one-related 11-like: MMTKIHPNRSVSSSSLSSPERERETFTVWMKSLVFHGNGCTVFNSGGEVVFRVDNYQKKCSRKVYLMDSSGQTLFSMYRKKLYFWGFWEGFKHSKGGKEEKKPWFKVRRNHTIFGREISCRVVLKLEENSESYYRIIGLEGKASLKIVDEFSGHLLAEAVQKQSSEGIPLGNDVVTLMVESNADQSLIMALVTIYGLINNRM, encoded by the exons ATGATGACAAAAATACATCCAAATAGATCAGTGAGTagctcttctctctcttcaccggagagggagagagaaacaTTCACAGTGTGGATGAAATCTCTGGTGTTCCATGGAAACGGCTGCACTGTGTTCAACTCAGGAGGTGAAGTCGTTTTCCGAGTCGATAATTATCAGAAAAAATGCAGTAGAAAAGTCTATCTCATGGATTCAAGTGGCCAAACATTGTTCTCTATGTATCGAAAG AAACTAtatttttgggggttttgggAAGGTTTTAAGCACTCAAAAGGTGgcaaagaagagaagaagccATGGTTTAAAGTGAGGAGAAATCACACAATTTTTGGGAGAgaaatttcgtgtcgtgttgtTCTTAAATTGGAGGAAAATAGTGAAAGTTATTATAGAATCATAGGATTGGAAGGGAAAGCTTCACTCAAGATTGTAGATGAATTTTCAGGCCACCTTCTTGCTGAG GCAGTTCAAAAGCAATCATCAGAAGGGATTCCATTGGGAAATGACGTGGTTACGCTAATGGTGGAATCAAATGCTGATCAATCTCTAATTATGGCTCTTGTCACCATCTATGGTTTGATCAACAATAGGATGtaa